In one window of Leptospira sp. WS92.C1 DNA:
- a CDS encoding LON peptidase substrate-binding domain-containing protein encodes MLPVSTTTVPIFPLPEIILFPGTYLPLHIFEPRYRLMLDYCMESGEELAIAPIIPAKSRAPSKHPEIETVFGWGKIIRRDPLPDGRSNILLEGKGIAKLIDYETVEPFRVARIEKIEPDFEYLKNEEFIKIFERLLFMTKRILLSEGAGEDLILRMNELMTHPFPIDFIASILNFEFSKKQEILVDPNPMEKTKILMGIVEELNLKE; translated from the coding sequence ATCCTTCCCGTGTCAACCACTACTGTCCCAATCTTTCCTTTACCGGAAATCATTCTGTTTCCTGGGACATACCTACCTCTCCATATCTTTGAACCGAGATATAGACTGATGTTGGATTATTGTATGGAATCGGGCGAAGAATTGGCGATCGCTCCGATCATTCCCGCAAAATCGAGAGCTCCATCCAAACATCCCGAAATTGAAACCGTATTCGGCTGGGGAAAGATTATCCGAAGAGACCCGCTTCCTGACGGAAGATCCAATATTCTTCTGGAAGGAAAAGGAATCGCAAAACTCATCGACTACGAAACCGTAGAACCCTTTCGAGTTGCAAGAATCGAAAAAATAGAACCCGATTTTGAATATCTCAAAAATGAAGAATTTATAAAAATATTTGAAAGACTCTTGTTCATGACCAAAAGAATCCTTCTTTCCGAGGGCGCCGGAGAGGATCTGATTTTGAGAATGAACGAACTCATGACCCATCCTTTCCCGATCGACTTCATCGCATCCATTCTCAATTTTGAATTTTCAAAAAAACAAGAAATCTTAGTCGATCCCAATCCGATGGAAAAGACCAAAATTCTTATGGGGATTGTGGAAGAACTCAATCTAAAGGAATAA
- the lptC gene encoding LPS export ABC transporter periplasmic protein LptC, with the protein MKRAYNRIRILFILISFCLSAFLFTDCKKLNYERVEKEREAGASISIRNFKREAYTQDGRLQWELKALESYVFVNEDRTIFYNIDFDQYEDGKFKSKLLGEKGEINHKTRLMKLEGKIFLRTDDNKTLTARAIEYNMDTKKLVSDSEVTVSADGTTIHGVGLRADKDLNKFTILRPTAITQGGTNPLKAAGSK; encoded by the coding sequence ATGAAACGAGCTTACAACAGGATTCGAATTCTTTTCATTCTGATTTCGTTTTGTTTGTCCGCATTCTTATTTACGGATTGTAAAAAGCTAAATTACGAAAGAGTGGAAAAAGAAAGAGAAGCGGGAGCATCGATTTCCATTCGGAACTTTAAAAGAGAAGCATATACTCAGGACGGAAGACTTCAATGGGAACTCAAAGCGCTGGAATCCTACGTTTTTGTAAACGAAGATCGGACCATCTTTTATAATATCGATTTCGATCAGTATGAAGATGGAAAATTCAAATCCAAACTACTCGGTGAAAAAGGAGAGATCAATCACAAGACACGATTGATGAAACTGGAAGGAAAGATCTTTCTAAGAACGGACGATAACAAAACCCTCACTGCAAGAGCGATCGAATACAATATGGATACCAAAAAATTGGTATCGGATTCTGAAGTTACCGTAAGTGCAGATGGAACCACGATTCATGGGGTGGGCCTAAGAGCAGATAAAGATCTCAATAAGTTTACAATCCTAAGACCTACCGCCATTACACAGGGAGGCACCAACCCATTAAAAGCCGCCGGTTCCAAATGA
- the kdsA gene encoding 3-deoxy-8-phosphooctulonate synthase — protein sequence MKDNTCTQREFLNGAKIGGDQPFFLISGPCVMENRDLLDRVCAEMIEICAELKIPYIFKSSFDKANRSSVNSYRGPGLAEGIKNLEYIKNKYNVPVLTDIHETHQIGPLKDVIDIYQIPAFLCRQTDLIAESAKTGKWVNVKKGQFLAPSDTRHIATKMKESGNDKILVTERGTSFGYGNLIFDGRAIPIIHGFDIPLIFDATHSAQLPGAAGNSTGGQREFIPSILRSAVSLGIEGIFMEVHPDPEKALSDATTQYPLSQIKALLKEMIGLDRYIKKEILVSRNQS from the coding sequence ATGAAAGACAATACCTGCACCCAAAGAGAATTCCTAAACGGAGCCAAGATCGGAGGAGACCAACCTTTCTTTTTAATCTCCGGTCCTTGTGTGATGGAGAATCGGGATTTATTGGATCGAGTTTGTGCCGAAATGATCGAGATCTGCGCAGAATTGAAAATTCCTTATATTTTTAAAAGCAGTTTTGACAAAGCCAACCGTTCTTCCGTAAATTCTTACAGAGGCCCCGGACTTGCGGAAGGTATTAAAAATTTAGAATATATCAAAAACAAATACAATGTTCCCGTTCTTACGGACATCCACGAAACACATCAAATCGGTCCGCTCAAGGACGTGATCGACATCTATCAAATCCCTGCTTTCTTATGCAGACAAACGGATCTCATTGCAGAATCCGCTAAAACCGGAAAATGGGTGAACGTAAAAAAAGGACAATTCCTCGCCCCATCCGACACCCGTCATATCGCGACAAAGATGAAAGAATCCGGCAACGATAAGATTCTCGTGACCGAAAGAGGAACCTCCTTTGGCTACGGAAATTTGATCTTTGACGGAAGAGCGATTCCCATCATTCACGGATTCGACATTCCTTTGATCTTCGACGCAACCCATTCCGCACAACTTCCCGGAGCCGCTGGAAACAGCACCGGAGGACAAAGAGAATTTATTCCGAGTATATTACGTTCCGCTGTTTCTTTGGGAATCGAAGGGATTTTTATGGAAGTTCATCCCGATCCGGAAAAGGCGCTTTCGGATGCTACAACTCAATATCCTCTTTCCCAGATCAAAGCTCTGCTCAAAGAAATGATCGGACTGGATCGATATATCAAAAAGGAAATCTTAGTTTCCAGAAACCAGTCGTAA
- the rfaE1 gene encoding D-glycero-beta-D-manno-heptose-7-phosphate kinase has product MYYLDRNRFQTSTENLKNLKIIVIGDFILDEYLIGEVNRISPEAPVPVVWVRKEKITLGGAGNVVKNLSSLGVQSIVLGRAGKDDKAKILSELLEKENTDSQKNFLIQSAEVPTILKTRVIAGHQQVCRIDKEELKPITEKEEKQLIQAFLDRIDSADGVILSDYDKGTLTPKIIYEISRICLERKKIVTVDPQVSHFFQYQGASILTPNHHEAGKALGRKLETDSEILQAAEEITEKLSCPSLMITRGEKGMSLYLTSQKEIFHIPTVAREVFDVTGAGDTVISTYTAYHAAGLSELDASVVSNAAAGVVVAKLGAETVTPEELKNSLSAMGTFQG; this is encoded by the coding sequence TTGTATTATCTGGACCGAAACCGTTTTCAAACCTCCACTGAAAATCTTAAGAATTTAAAAATCATCGTAATCGGAGATTTCATTTTAGATGAATATTTGATCGGAGAAGTCAATCGAATCTCTCCCGAAGCTCCGGTCCCCGTAGTCTGGGTCCGCAAAGAAAAGATCACCTTAGGCGGAGCCGGAAACGTAGTCAAAAATTTATCGAGCTTAGGAGTTCAATCCATCGTTCTTGGAAGAGCGGGCAAGGACGATAAGGCGAAAATTCTTTCCGAGTTATTGGAAAAGGAGAATACGGATTCTCAAAAAAACTTTCTGATTCAATCGGCGGAAGTTCCCACCATTTTAAAAACCAGAGTCATCGCAGGTCATCAACAGGTTTGCAGAATCGATAAAGAAGAACTAAAACCGATTACCGAAAAAGAAGAAAAACAATTGATCCAAGCCTTTTTGGATCGAATCGATTCCGCTGACGGAGTGATTCTTTCCGACTACGATAAAGGAACCTTAACTCCGAAAATCATCTACGAAATTTCCAGGATCTGTTTGGAGCGAAAAAAGATAGTCACCGTTGATCCTCAAGTCAGTCATTTTTTTCAATACCAAGGTGCAAGCATTCTCACCCCAAACCACCACGAAGCAGGCAAGGCGCTGGGTAGAAAATTGGAAACCGATTCTGAAATTCTTCAAGCCGCGGAGGAGATCACGGAAAAACTTTCCTGTCCTTCTCTTATGATCACAAGAGGAGAAAAGGGAATGAGTTTGTATCTGACATCTCAAAAAGAAATCTTTCACATTCCCACGGTCGCGAGAGAAGTATTCGACGTGACCGGAGCGGGAGACACAGTCATCAGCACATACACCGCGTATCATGCAGCGGGTTTAAGCGAACTCGATGCGAGCGTGGTTTCCAACGCGGCTGCGGGAGTTGTGGTCGCAAAACTCGGGGCCGAAACCGTCACCCCGGAAGAATTAAAAAATTCTCTTTCTGCGATGGGAACCTTCCAAGGATAA
- a CDS encoding peptide MFS transporter has translation MDVPSKSVNSHPKALPTLFLTETWERFSFYGMRALLVLFLTKVFHYSDPIAQDIYGYYIGLVYLTPLIGGYLADRYLGFKTSIYLGTTLMMFGHLSLGFETKPFFFFGLFLLIIGVGFFKPSISTVIGRIYEEENKNHMKDSGFTIFYMGINLGGFLGPIFCGYFSESFGWGYGFGVAAFGVFFGITIFLFGQKKIPQIVFQPGKKNHIQPSKKLVPLTKEEKERVGVILIFTTLMIIFWGVFEQIGSSMNLFIDRHVDRSLFGYEIPTPLFQSLNPLLILVFAPLVASFWTALSKRNLKPDTSTRFAYGFFILSLGYLTLVGATYDFQKGSKISFLWVFLMVTLITIGELFTSPVGLSLVTKLAPTHLGGFLMGVWFISSFFGGILTAKLGGLMSTDNFPVFFGMFAGLAFAGSLILYLARKKFQTWMHGGDL, from the coding sequence ATGGACGTCCCGAGCAAAAGCGTAAATTCTCATCCCAAGGCACTTCCGACGTTATTCCTCACGGAAACCTGGGAACGTTTTAGTTTTTATGGAATGAGGGCCTTGCTTGTTTTGTTTTTAACAAAGGTCTTTCACTATTCCGATCCGATCGCCCAAGATATTTACGGATATTATATCGGTCTCGTGTATCTGACTCCTTTGATCGGCGGATATCTCGCAGATCGATATCTGGGTTTTAAAACTTCCATCTATCTCGGGACAACGTTGATGATGTTTGGACATTTGAGTCTCGGCTTTGAGACAAAACCCTTTTTCTTTTTCGGACTCTTTTTACTCATCATAGGAGTCGGTTTTTTCAAACCGAGTATCTCAACGGTAATAGGGAGAATCTACGAAGAAGAAAACAAAAATCATATGAAAGATTCCGGTTTTACGATCTTTTATATGGGAATCAACTTAGGCGGTTTTTTAGGTCCGATCTTTTGCGGTTATTTTAGCGAATCATTTGGATGGGGATACGGTTTTGGCGTTGCTGCGTTCGGTGTGTTTTTCGGAATTACGATCTTTCTTTTCGGACAAAAAAAAATCCCTCAAATTGTATTTCAACCCGGTAAAAAAAATCATATCCAACCATCCAAGAAACTCGTTCCCCTCACAAAGGAAGAAAAAGAAAGAGTAGGCGTGATTCTCATTTTCACAACGTTGATGATCATTTTCTGGGGAGTGTTTGAACAGATCGGATCTTCGATGAATCTTTTTATCGATCGTCATGTGGACAGAAGTCTTTTCGGATATGAGATACCGACTCCTTTATTCCAATCTTTAAATCCTCTTTTGATCCTTGTTTTTGCACCTTTGGTGGCGTCCTTTTGGACAGCGCTTTCTAAAAGAAATTTAAAACCAGATACTTCGACCCGCTTTGCATACGGCTTTTTTATTTTGAGTTTGGGATATTTGACTCTGGTCGGAGCGACGTATGACTTTCAGAAAGGAAGCAAGATCTCTTTTCTTTGGGTTTTTTTGATGGTGACTCTGATTACAATCGGAGAACTGTTTACCTCTCCAGTTGGCCTTTCTTTAGTTACCAAATTGGCGCCTACTCATCTTGGGGGATTTTTGATGGGAGTGTGGTTTATTTCCAGTTTTTTTGGAGGAATCTTAACCGCTAAACTAGGCGGACTGATGAGCACGGATAATTTTCCTGTTTTTTTCGGTATGTTTGCGGGTCTTGCATTTGCGGGAAGTCTGATTCTTTATCTCGCAAGAAAAAAATTTCAGACTTGGATGCATGGAGGTGATTTATGA
- the rfaE2 gene encoding D-glycero-beta-D-manno-heptose 1-phosphate adenylyltransferase: MNLKSHIVPWEEAANVSDRIRKTGKIVFTNGCFDLVHRGHLTYLSQARELGDFLWVGINADLSVKRLKGEQRPVVSEEDRAILLSSLRFVDAVTIFPQDTPLELLRLVRPAIHVKGGDYKIEDLPETPLVREFGGEVTILPFVSGKSTTGLIQKILKL, encoded by the coding sequence ATGAATCTCAAAAGTCATATCGTTCCTTGGGAAGAAGCGGCTAACGTATCGGATCGAATCCGTAAAACCGGGAAAATCGTTTTTACAAACGGTTGTTTTGACCTCGTTCACCGAGGACATCTCACCTATCTTTCCCAGGCGCGGGAACTGGGAGATTTTCTTTGGGTGGGAATCAATGCCGATCTTTCCGTGAAACGCTTAAAAGGTGAACAAAGACCGGTCGTTTCCGAAGAGGACCGAGCCATTCTTCTTTCCAGCCTTCGATTTGTGGATGCGGTCACGATTTTTCCGCAAGATACTCCGTTGGAGCTCCTACGTTTGGTCCGACCGGCGATTCACGTCAAAGGAGGGGACTACAAAATTGAAGATCTTCCCGAAACACCGCTCGTCCGAGAATTCGGCGGCGAGGTCACGATTTTGCCGTTTGTATCCGGAAAATCCACCACGGGTTTGATCCAGAAAATCCTGAAACTCTAA
- a CDS encoding LptA/OstA family protein gives MIRKSTFLLFLFLLAFPNFGNVKPPLPIGSETADRKFISIPDTIPEKKNSAPDFPTLWGGSSLTQEDKTISGLKITTFSLDGGAWIQHRKVKLSASQIEVYGKDAFKGFLKGGVFIQDGDNGVTLRAGTGEYDKMEEKIYIKDRPRLFHTDKSGIKTVISATFIERNLAKKTTILKENVIIAHPQITILCKEAVFEEDEDKITTDPNPILIAKDRYLTGKQLTFHTNENRIELTGDSILFQNYTETEKVENKDSKNSKPAEEKQKKEVTRVAILKGDQLVSDKDENGETRVGLYGNAKIYRHTMKMEAEKLISYGKNSTKIEARNQITIHDRENRLILSGNVLDYFKNEQYIHLTDSGKIDFLDKKSETVTSTMTAVEFERFLDKNETVIRGNVIIEGKDSSATGEYATYFEKEEKVYLEGNPTLKKNGRDIHAGRIIFFPREGRALLTDGIVPGK, from the coding sequence ATGATTCGAAAATCAACATTCTTACTTTTTTTATTTTTACTTGCGTTTCCTAATTTCGGAAACGTAAAACCTCCTTTGCCGATCGGAAGTGAAACCGCGGATCGAAAATTTATCAGCATTCCCGATACCATTCCCGAAAAGAAAAATTCCGCTCCCGACTTTCCCACGCTTTGGGGAGGATCTTCCTTAACCCAGGAAGATAAGACAATCTCGGGTTTAAAGATCACAACTTTTAGTTTGGATGGAGGAGCTTGGATCCAACACAGAAAGGTAAAACTTTCGGCGAGCCAGATCGAAGTCTACGGAAAGGACGCATTTAAAGGATTTCTTAAAGGTGGAGTTTTTATCCAGGACGGAGACAACGGAGTCACTCTCAGAGCGGGAACGGGAGAATACGATAAAATGGAGGAAAAGATTTATATCAAAGATCGTCCCCGTCTGTTTCACACGGATAAAAGCGGAATCAAAACCGTCATCTCCGCAACCTTTATAGAAAGAAACCTCGCTAAAAAAACTACGATCTTAAAAGAAAACGTAATCATCGCACATCCTCAGATCACCATCCTTTGTAAAGAAGCAGTCTTTGAAGAAGACGAGGATAAGATCACAACGGATCCCAATCCGATTCTGATTGCGAAAGACAGATATCTGACCGGAAAACAACTCACGTTTCATACAAACGAAAATAGAATCGAACTGACCGGAGACAGCATTCTATTTCAAAATTATACTGAAACCGAAAAAGTGGAAAACAAGGATTCAAAAAATTCGAAACCTGCCGAAGAAAAGCAGAAAAAAGAAGTTACCCGAGTCGCGATTTTAAAAGGAGATCAGCTGGTCAGCGATAAGGATGAAAACGGAGAAACGAGAGTGGGTCTGTATGGAAACGCCAAGATCTATCGGCACACGATGAAAATGGAAGCTGAAAAATTGATCAGCTATGGAAAAAACTCCACAAAGATAGAGGCTCGAAATCAAATCACAATTCACGATCGAGAAAACAGATTGATCCTCTCCGGGAATGTCCTTGACTACTTTAAAAACGAACAGTACATTCATTTGACCGATTCGGGGAAAATCGATTTTCTTGATAAAAAATCCGAGACAGTTACAAGCACAATGACAGCCGTCGAATTTGAACGATTTCTGGATAAAAATGAAACCGTGATTCGTGGAAACGTAATTATAGAAGGCAAGGATTCTTCCGCAACGGGGGAATACGCAACTTATTTTGAAAAAGAGGAAAAAGTGTATCTTGAGGGAAATCCTACGTTAAAGAAAAACGGCAGAGACATTCATGCAGGAAGAATCATATTCTTTCCAAGAGAAGGTCGCGCGCTTTTAACCGATGGAATCGTTCCCGGAAAGTAA
- a CDS encoding DUF1564 domain-containing protein: MGVLLLKSDFEIESILRESKTDVVTLLIPESTLLRYREEKRRMLPKRIPTLLKIYGKYLTSTKRLGKKAGKTMYQPSLGTEKMKRMNVRMNTGAWALLGTLAQTHGVSRCYLFNYLLWLDEIGVGDSIVNMMNEGAPTFHRNYRYILHLDLLNNRIIRTLECDPAYCFSVLDYRDWFDS, from the coding sequence ATGGGCGTATTACTTTTAAAATCAGACTTTGAAATTGAATCGATTCTCAGAGAAAGCAAAACAGACGTGGTTACGTTGTTAATACCGGAATCTACTTTGCTCCGCTATCGTGAAGAAAAGAGACGAATGTTGCCAAAACGAATTCCCACGCTTTTGAAGATATATGGAAAGTATCTTACTTCGACCAAACGTTTAGGAAAAAAAGCAGGAAAAACTATGTATCAACCGAGTTTGGGGACAGAAAAGATGAAGCGAATGAACGTTCGGATGAATACGGGAGCATGGGCCTTACTCGGAACCCTTGCCCAGACGCATGGCGTTTCACGTTGTTATCTTTTTAATTATTTGTTATGGCTGGATGAGATTGGAGTTGGAGATTCTATCGTGAATATGATGAATGAGGGAGCTCCCACGTTTCACAGGAATTACAGGTATATCCTCCACCTCGATTTGCTAAACAATCGAATCATTCGAACCTTAGAATGTGATCCGGCTTACTGTTTTTCTGTATTGGATTATCGAGATTGGTTTGATTCTTAA
- the lptB gene encoding LPS export ABC transporter ATP-binding protein: MSKTFRMENLVKVYNKRKVVDGASFDITKGEVVGLLGPNGAGKTTSFYMSVGFVRPDSGKVYIDGQDVTDSPMHIRARSGVGYLAQEASIFRKLTVAENLEAILETMNLSRTEIIKRRDELLIELQIMRVANQKGYTLSGGERRRCEIARALVTNPDFILLDEPFAGVDPIAVKDIQTVIQSLKKRGLGILITDHNVRETLKITDRAYIMYSGRILISGSTHDLVNDPETRRIYLGEDFTL; this comes from the coding sequence ATGAGTAAAACCTTCCGAATGGAAAACCTGGTCAAGGTCTACAACAAAAGAAAGGTAGTAGACGGAGCCAGTTTTGATATCACTAAAGGAGAAGTAGTCGGCCTGCTTGGTCCGAACGGCGCCGGGAAAACCACTTCTTTTTATATGTCCGTGGGTTTTGTTAGACCCGATTCCGGTAAAGTTTATATCGACGGACAAGACGTTACCGATTCTCCGATGCATATCCGTGCGAGATCCGGGGTCGGTTATCTCGCGCAAGAAGCTTCTATCTTTCGAAAACTCACGGTCGCCGAAAACCTGGAAGCAATCCTTGAGACGATGAATCTATCCAGAACCGAAATCATAAAAAGAAGAGACGAACTCCTTATCGAACTACAGATCATGAGAGTCGCCAACCAAAAGGGTTATACTCTTTCGGGAGGTGAAAGAAGACGTTGTGAAATCGCGAGAGCTTTGGTTACAAATCCCGATTTCATTCTTCTGGACGAACCGTTTGCGGGAGTAGATCCGATCGCGGTAAAGGACATTCAAACCGTAATCCAGTCTCTCAAAAAAAGAGGTCTTGGAATTTTGATCACGGATCACAACGTTCGCGAAACTCTAAAGATCACGGACCGCGCGTATATCATGTATAGCGGTAGAATTTTGATTTCCGGTTCCACACACGATCTCGTAAACGATCCGGAAACAAGAAGAATCTATTTGGGCGAGGATTTTACGCTGTGA
- a CDS encoding CTP synthase produces MSRTKFIFVTGGVSSSLGKGVTVAALGCLLESRGYTVSLQKMDPYINIDPGTMSPYQHGEVYVTADGAETDLDLGYYERFTHSKLTRKNSVSTGQIYNTVIQRERKGDYLGRTVQVVPHITNEIRNRMYIVAREENPDFIIVEIGGTVGDIESIPFLEAIRQMRYEHGNSNVLFVHLTLVPTITAAGEAKTKPTQHSVKELLGLGIQPDILVCRVSQPMTKEMKNKLSLFCNVKEENVISASDITTSIYEIPKMYKEEKLDEVVLKTMGLELGTSKFKGWDTMVKGLLTTKHTVQVAVVGKYISLQDAYRSIYESLSHGGIAHEAKVEFVKIDPENLDKENVINTLKNVHGILVPGGFGDRGIEGKILAIQYARTQGIPFFGICLGMQCAVVEYGRNVLGLKDANSTEIRPDTENPVISLLEEQNDIEQMGGTMRLGSYPCKIKKGTLAFAEYKSELIHERHRHRFEFTNRYKQQFEENGMVLSGSSPDDNLVEIVEIPKHNWFIGVQFHPEFQSKPTAPHPLFAGFIGAAVKYSKKGSS; encoded by the coding sequence TTGTCGAGAACTAAGTTTATCTTTGTAACCGGAGGGGTGAGTTCCTCACTTGGAAAGGGAGTCACCGTTGCGGCTCTGGGTTGTCTGTTGGAAAGCCGTGGTTACACTGTTTCCCTCCAAAAGATGGACCCTTATATCAATATCGATCCGGGTACGATGAGTCCGTATCAACACGGAGAGGTTTATGTGACCGCCGACGGAGCCGAGACGGATTTGGATCTCGGTTATTACGAACGTTTTACTCATTCTAAATTGACCAGAAAGAATTCCGTTTCCACAGGACAGATTTATAACACAGTCATTCAAAGAGAAAGAAAGGGAGACTATCTCGGCCGAACCGTTCAGGTGGTTCCGCATATCACCAACGAAATTCGAAATCGAATGTATATCGTTGCCCGTGAAGAAAATCCGGATTTTATCATCGTAGAAATCGGAGGAACCGTAGGAGACATCGAATCGATTCCATTCTTAGAAGCGATCCGTCAGATGCGCTATGAACACGGAAATTCAAACGTACTTTTTGTGCACCTCACCTTGGTTCCGACCATCACCGCCGCAGGAGAAGCAAAGACAAAACCGACTCAACATTCCGTGAAGGAATTATTAGGGCTCGGAATTCAGCCCGACATTTTAGTCTGTAGAGTTTCTCAGCCGATGACCAAAGAGATGAAAAACAAACTTTCTCTTTTTTGCAACGTGAAAGAAGAAAACGTAATCTCCGCGAGTGACATCACGACTTCTATATACGAAATTCCTAAAATGTATAAGGAAGAAAAGTTGGACGAGGTCGTTCTAAAAACCATGGGCCTCGAACTCGGAACCTCCAAGTTCAAGGGATGGGATACGATGGTGAAAGGTCTTCTCACCACAAAACACACGGTTCAGGTCGCGGTAGTGGGAAAGTATATCTCCTTACAAGATGCATATCGCTCCATCTACGAAAGCCTTTCTCACGGCGGAATCGCTCACGAAGCGAAAGTTGAATTCGTAAAAATTGATCCCGAAAACCTGGATAAGGAAAATGTAATCAATACTCTCAAAAACGTTCACGGGATTCTGGTTCCCGGCGGTTTTGGCGATCGCGGAATCGAAGGCAAGATTCTCGCGATCCAATACGCAAGAACCCAAGGAATTCCATTTTTTGGAATCTGTCTCGGAATGCAATGTGCGGTTGTCGAATACGGAAGAAACGTACTCGGACTCAAAGACGCAAATTCCACGGAGATCAGACCCGATACCGAAAATCCTGTGATTTCCCTCTTAGAGGAACAAAATGATATCGAACAAATGGGCGGAACGATGAGACTCGGTTCCTATCCTTGCAAAATCAAAAAAGGAACCCTGGCTTTCGCGGAATACAAGTCCGAGCTCATACACGAACGTCATAGACATCGGTTCGAATTTACAAATCGATACAAACAACAATTCGAAGAAAACGGAATGGTTCTTTCCGGTTCTTCACCGGATGACAACCTCGTTGAGATTGTGGAAATTCCAAAACATAATTGGTTTATAGGAGTTCAGTTTCATCCGGAATTCCAGTCCAAACCGACGGCGCCGCATCCTTTATTCGCTGGATTTATCGGCGCAGCCGTGAAATACTCAAAGAAAGGATCATCATGA
- a CDS encoding C40 family peptidase, whose protein sequence is MNRIVLIFFILVLFQTNLFADPFSDLLKDDFEAGQTLLIKNSVFQKLGGKSKDPKVIEITKNTIPWAIMEGLAPETIADLIVNQYYVSLSGMRFTESEDAIPILSKQKLSEKDFVLVSLFVKETDQAGIREEVRNVFLSTVLKSRWDGFSILAGGRALIAGKYVGIPENRLASRILSLFPTKGANSAFEKTDSAFRQAIFFNPANDRYTLASDLLSQLRSLHSGTKSKSLDSWTSSIATARSLDGSLNSAGDVVIGDRPKFGFEENIPEPPLVPEIEPDAPVIPVKAEWEVLQSSNLNKVVREWLGTPYYWGGTSKKGVDCSGFTFSSLTDARVGVPTKIVPRVGNGQAKVGNNVSRENLKAGDLIFFSASPNQSKITHVGLVISDKEFAHASSTRGVVIDKISIKWWVDRYVTSRRVFKKVNP, encoded by the coding sequence ATAAATCGTATCGTTTTGATTTTTTTTATTTTGGTTTTGTTTCAAACAAATCTTTTTGCAGATCCTTTTAGCGATTTGCTCAAGGATGATTTCGAAGCGGGACAAACTCTTCTTATTAAAAATTCTGTCTTTCAGAAATTGGGTGGGAAGTCCAAAGATCCCAAGGTAATCGAAATTACGAAGAATACGATTCCTTGGGCGATCATGGAAGGATTGGCTCCGGAAACGATTGCGGACTTGATCGTAAATCAATATTACGTTTCTCTTTCCGGAATGCGGTTTACGGAATCTGAAGACGCGATTCCAATCTTATCCAAACAAAAACTTTCCGAAAAAGATTTCGTTCTGGTTTCCTTGTTTGTAAAGGAAACCGATCAAGCAGGAATTCGAGAAGAGGTTAGAAACGTATTCTTATCCACTGTTTTAAAATCTCGCTGGGACGGATTTTCCATTCTCGCGGGAGGAAGAGCTTTGATTGCCGGAAAATATGTCGGAATTCCAGAAAACAGACTCGCATCCAGGATCTTGAGTTTATTTCCCACCAAGGGCGCGAATTCAGCGTTTGAAAAAACGGATTCTGCATTTAGACAGGCTATCTTTTTCAATCCCGCAAACGATCGTTATACACTCGCTTCCGACTTATTATCTCAACTTAGATCTCTTCATTCTGGAACCAAAAGTAAGTCTTTGGATTCATGGACTTCTTCGATTGCAACCGCAAGATCCTTGGATGGCAGTTTGAATTCCGCTGGAGACGTTGTGATTGGAGATAGGCCCAAGTTTGGCTTTGAAGAAAACATTCCGGAACCGCCCTTAGTTCCGGAAATAGAACCGGACGCTCCTGTCATTCCTGTGAAGGCAGAATGGGAAGTATTACAGTCTTCGAATTTGAACAAGGTCGTTCGGGAATGGTTGGGAACTCCTTACTATTGGGGAGGGACTTCTAAAAAGGGTGTGGACTGTTCCGGTTTTACGTTTAGTTCCTTGACGGATGCCAGGGTTGGAGTTCCCACAAAAATCGTTCCTCGTGTAGGGAATGGTCAAGCAAAAGTAGGGAACAATGTGTCCCGTGAAAATCTAAAGGCAGGAGATTTGATCTTTTTTTCGGCTTCTCCAAATCAGAGTAAGATTACTCACGTAGGACTTGTGATTTCGGATAAGGAATTTGCACATGCCTCTTCTACAAGAGGGGTTGTAATCGATAAAATTTCTATAAAATGGTGGGTGGATCGTTATGTGACATCGAGACGCGTTTTTAAGAAAGTGAATCCTTAA